AGTTCAGGGTTCTGGTGAATATGACGGCGCCACTCGATCACGTCGTCTTCGGTTTGCGCCAGTAGCTTATCAATGTCGTCTGCCTGGGCGAGGGGTGTCGCGGTGACAGCGGAAAGAGAGAGCGCGAGGGACAGCAGTGTTTTTTTCACGGCGGATTCCTGTTTTTCCGGGTTGGTGTTGTTATGGTCTCGATTCGAGTCTAACGCGATTATGAAGGATTACCCCATGACCAATCCGATCATCGAGCGATTGCAGGCGCAGCTGGACGCCGGCAAGGATTCTCCCCTGCTGCGGTTCGGCCTCGGCAGCGCTCTGTTCAACGCTAAAAACTATGCGGAAGCGGCAGTGCACCTGCGGGAATGTGTCAAGCAAATGCCGGACCACTCCGCGGCCTGGAAGCTGCTGGGTCGCAGTGAAATGTCCCTCGACAATCGCGATGCCGCCGAGGAGGCCTTTACCCGGGGACTGAGGGTAGCGGAAGACAAGGGCGATGTGCAGGTGGCGCGGGAGATCGGGGTATTTCTGAAAAAGCTGGCGCGCAGCGGGAAATGAAAACACGGGCTCCACCGGTCTGGTGGAGCCCGTTTTTGCGATCTGTCAGTCTTCTTTTTGTGCAGCTTTCTGCGCGAGGGTGCTGGCCTTGGCCGCTTTCACGCGATCGGCAAAATCTGCCACGCCCTGCTCGGTGCGCTCGACTTTCTGGATGGTGCCGTCTGCATTGAAGTGCAGGTATTCCGCGGTGGAGTAGCGCTGGCGCTTTTCGCAGCTGGATACCGGGGACTTCAGCCAGCGATGGTAGAACAGCAGCCACTCGTCCTTGTACTCGACAATGGAGTGGTGGTTATTGCTTTCGTTCTCCTGTTCCATGAACACGCCCTTGTATTCCCAGGGACCCTTGGGAGAATCGGACATGTAGTAGGCCAGCTCGCGGTTGTTTTCCGGCATGGTGAAGTAATACTTGTCATCGCGTTTGAATACCCACGGGCCTTCCATCTTGGGCTCGTAGCCCCCCATATCCATCTTGTGGAAATCGCCCTTGATGCTCAGCATGTCGTCGGCCATTTCCGCCACGTAGTAGTCGAAATTGGTGCCGTGGAAGTAGAGGTAGGCCTTGCCGTCGTCGTCCATGAACAGCGCCGGATCATTGGCGTAGGGTTCGCGCCACAGGGGCTTGCCGATGGCGTCCTTGAACGGGCCGGTAGGGGAGTCGCTGACGGCAATACCGATGCCCATCCACTTGGTACTGTTCTCGGGGTTGATCCGGTCCTTGTGGCCGGTTCCGGCGGGGAACACCAGATAGTACTTGCCGTTCTTGTAGGCTGCGTCCGGCGCCCAGGCGTAGTTGTCGGCCCAGGACAGGTCGTCCACGGACAGTACTGCACCGTGGTCAGTCCAGTTCACCAGGTCCTTGGACGAGAATACGTGCCAGTTCTTCATCCAGAAGTCTTCCTGGCACTCTTCATCGTGGGAGGTGTAGAGGTACATCTTGCCGTCTTCCCACACGTGGGCCGAGGGGTCGGCGGTTTTGATGTCGCTGCCGAAATCCAGTGGATTCTGGGCCTGGGCGGCGGTGGCCCCCAGGATCAGGGCGAGCAGAGACGCCTTCAGTTTATTCTTGTACATGGTTGCTCCTTCATCGCGGAAGGGGAGTCCTTCCTGTCAGACCGTTATTTTATTTGGTCATACCGATTGTACCGGTTGGCAGACAAAAAGAAACCGCGCCAGTTGGCGCGGTTTCGGTAGCGACGAGAGCAGGCGGGTGGTTTACATGCTGAAGTAGGTCGCCGCACCCGGGCCTACCGGCAGTCCGGCCACAAACACCCACAGGAAGAACAGTACGGTCCAGCCGATAAAGAAGAAAATGGAGTAGGGGATCATGGTTGCGATCAGCGTGCCGATCCCCAGGTCTTTCTTGTAACGGGTGGCAAAGGAGACGATCAGGCCGAAGTAGCTCATCATCGGCGTGATGATATTGGTCACCGAATCGCCGATCCGATAGGCCGCCTGGATCACCTCCGGTGCGTAGCCCAGCAGCATCAGCATCGGTACAAAGATCGGTGCGGTCACCGCCCACTGCGCCGAGGCACTGCCCAGGCTCAGGTTTACCAGGCCGCACATCATGATGAAGAACACGAACAGGATCGGACCGGTGAGGCCGATACTCTGCAGGGTCTCCGCCCCCAGTACCGCGAAGATAGTGCCCAGGTTGGTCATCTTGAAAAAGGCCACGAACTGCGCGGCAAAAAATA
The Microbulbifer celer DNA segment above includes these coding regions:
- a CDS encoding tetratricopeptide repeat protein, which gives rise to MTNPIIERLQAQLDAGKDSPLLRFGLGSALFNAKNYAEAAVHLRECVKQMPDHSAAWKLLGRSEMSLDNRDAAEEAFTRGLRVAEDKGDVQVAREIGVFLKKLARSGK
- a CDS encoding family 43 glycosylhydrolase → MYKNKLKASLLALILGATAAQAQNPLDFGSDIKTADPSAHVWEDGKMYLYTSHDEECQEDFWMKNWHVFSSKDLVNWTDHGAVLSVDDLSWADNYAWAPDAAYKNGKYYLVFPAGTGHKDRINPENSTKWMGIGIAVSDSPTGPFKDAIGKPLWREPYANDPALFMDDDGKAYLYFHGTNFDYYVAEMADDMLSIKGDFHKMDMGGYEPKMEGPWVFKRDDKYYFTMPENNRELAYYMSDSPKGPWEYKGVFMEQENESNNHHSIVEYKDEWLLFYHRWLKSPVSSCEKRQRYSTAEYLHFNADGTIQKVERTEQGVADFADRVKAAKASTLAQKAAQKED